The DNA segment TTTCTTTGGTATGCTGCCGATCACCACATGCGGTTTCATGTCGCCCACGTGTTGCTGCAGCGCTTGATAATCTTTTAGATCGAAGTCCCAGATGCGTGTGTGACTATCATACGATTTGGTGGGCATCATCTTAAAGACTTGAATGAGTTTCTCGTGGTAGGCGGAAGGTTCTACCGCAAATCTGTGGGCACTGATCAAATAGATACGACAGGTCACAGCTTTAATGAAAACTGGCGCCAGGTTGCTGCCACTTGGGTCCTTCTTCTCTGGACTGAGGCTTAAACTGGGTCTACTTGGTCCTCCATTGGGACGCTGATAGGGATGCGCTGAAGCACGGCTTAGTTCTCGATTGCTGGTGGTTTTGATAGCCTTAAGAGCATTCAGAAAAGCTGAACTCTTGTTGGTGTTTAAACTTCCACTTGTTGCtggtttattgttgttactttgTGGCGGGGAATTGTAAAACTTTGCTGCTGACTTGGCGCTCAACTGTTCGTTGGCATTTGTAGTGGAAGACGCCGCCTTTTTGGCCTGCAATTTAGCTATGGCAAGACGTCTCTTTTCGGCAATTTCGGCAGAACTGCAAACCGACATTTTGTGGGCCGTCAATTGTTAAATAatgtcaaatttattttacttcctAGATAACTGAATATTGAACTGCAAAAGAGCGCAAATGCGTGAGGATTATCGGCAATCGCTTATCGGGTATTGCTTGCTCTGTATTTGTGACGTCACATGacgaaattaatcaaaatcgttttatatttatttattttttttagcatcTGCGTAAATAGCTGataattgtaattaacaataatatgaATAAGGAGCTTGCTGTgattttttgcaatataacccactcatttatttacagcttACGTACTATCGATAATTAGTTTGCTTGCAAGCTATCGGCGTGGTGAAAAACTCACACGATAAACATGACAATCTTGTCAATGCATTTGTTCTTGTGGCGCCTGCGTAAATCAGCTGTTCATTTGTAAACAACATTCattgtgtgttgctgctgtgtgctAACTGcgtataaaatacaatttaatagtTGCAATTGACGCAGTAATCACGTAAGCATGTGTACGCTGCACATTGAGGAGGAGACACATTTAGCTGTCATGGGCAGCCGCAGAACACGCACTCCCAGCCccatgatgatgctgatgtcAAGGCCACATAACGGAGAACTAACGCTCTTCGATATTAGCTGGGAGGATGTGCTCATACCACACATGTGCAGCCTGCTGTCGCTTAAGGATCTCTTTAATTTGCGTAGTTGTTCACGCACCGCTCTACGCTTTGCTGAAGCGGCGCTGGAACGCCAACAAGAACTTCAACTCTCCGGGAATAACACAAGCAATATCGAGCACGCTTTCAAGGTGATGGCCCGCTGTTGTCGTCGCCTGGAGCACCTGCATTTGGCCCGTTGCAAGTGGCTAACCgacgagctgctgctgccgctgctcaacaacaacaaacagcgtTTGAGCGCCGTTAATCTTAATGAATGCATCAACATCACGGCACTGTCACTGCAACCCATCATTGTCCAGTGCAAGGAGCTGCGAGTGCTGAAACTCTCCAAGTGCCAGTGGCTGACGACAGGCGC comes from the Drosophila sulfurigaster albostrigata strain 15112-1811.04 chromosome 2L, ASM2355843v2, whole genome shotgun sequence genome and includes:
- the LOC133839883 gene encoding F-box/LRR-repeat protein 15 isoform X2, whose amino-acid sequence is MCTLHIEEETHLAVMGSRRTRTPSPMMMLMSRPHNGELTLFDISWEDVLIPHMCSLLSLKDLFNLRSCSRTALRFAEAALERQQELQLSGNNTSNIEHAFKVMARCCRRLEHLHLARCKWLTDELLLPLLNNNKQRLSAVNLNECINITALSLQPIIVQCKELRVLKLSKCQWLTTGAVDALTLHQSKLVEFDISHCGAIGERCLIIFFRKLNKLTILSLANTPSVTDQVLIQIGNYCRALEHINLIGCASISDYGVHALGVHCKRLQSLLIQRCHRITERALAPLRQQRVHIDRPRAQNVAAAYNLNDFYPSDFLIY
- the LOC133839883 gene encoding F-box/LRR-repeat protein 15 isoform X1, producing MCTLHIEEETHLAVMGSRRTRTPSPMMMLMSRPHNGELTLFDISWEDVLIPHMCSLLSLKDLFNLRSCSRTALRFAEAALERQQELQLSGNNTSNIEHAFKVMARCCRRLEHLHLARCKWLTDELLLPLLNNNKQRLSAVNLNECINITALSLQPIIVQCKELRVLKLSKCQWLTTGAVDALTLHQSKLVEFDISHCGAIGERCLIIFFRKLNKLTILSLANTPSVTDQVLIQIGNYCRALEHINLIGCASISDYGVHISFSALGVHCKRLQSLLIQRCHRITERALAPLRQQRVHIDRPRAQNVAAAYNLNDFYPSDFLIY
- the LOC133839883 gene encoding F-box/LRR-repeat protein 15 isoform X3; translation: MCTLHIEEETHLAVMGSRRTRTPSPMMMLMSRPHNGELTLFDISWEDVLIPHMCSLLSLKDLFNLRSCSRTALRFAEAALERQQELQLSGNNTSNIEHAFKVMARCCRRLEHLHLARCKWLTDELLLPLLNNNKQRLSAVNLNECINITALSLQPIIVQCKELRVLKLSKCQWLTTGAVDALTLHQSKLVEFDISHCGAIGERCLIIFFRKLNKLTILSLANTPSVTDQVLIQIGNYCRALEHINLIGCASISDYGVHALTRSCPQLQSLMVQRCPLVTERVLAPLRGRLHIDRPSMGYNLPAMQHRLYLQV